The Terriglobus roseus sequence GGATGGCCATGCCGCATCAGCGTGCGGGCCACATTGCCATCAGCGCTTTCGATTAACTCGCGGACGCTGTCATCCCTGGTATCGATTCGGTGAACGCGATAGCGGAGAGCCCACGTCGTGTGATGAAAGTCTTCCAGTTGGTACTTCACTGCATCGGCGATCAACGCAGGCACTTCTTCCTGCGTGATCGCTTCGGCTGCTGCAGCATGCGGCACTGCATGTGCTGCGGGAAGCAGGAAGGCGGCGAGCGCGCCGGCAGCGAAGAGGAACGTTAGCGGAAGTTTCATTGTGCGATCAAAAGTCCTGCAGCCAGATTGTGGCTAGTGTACCGATGAGTGACTTATAGCGACGGCGCGTTGCCACCCGGGTGCGCGTTGGTTAGACTCACCGCAGGTCGAGTGAGGGAGCGCGTAACGATGGCAGGAGAAGTATCCACGGTCTTAGGCAAGTCCATTACAGTGCGCGGCGAAATTGTCGGTTCTGAGGATTTGGTAATTGACGGCAAAGTTGAAGGATCCATCAAGCTGACGGAGAGTCGCCTGACAATCGGTCCGAATGCGGAGATATTCGCAGACCTACACGTCCATGACGCTATCCTGCTGGGACGGTGTGAGGGTAATGTGATCGCGAGCGGACGCGTGGAGTTGCGCAAAGGGGCGTCCTTAACGGGAAATCTCACAGTGGCGCGTCTTAGCGTTGAGGACACCGCTTACCTTAAGGGCAACGTCCTCCTGAGCGGTACGAAAGAAGCATAAGCGATCGAATCAGCTTCACACGGCATGGGCGCCAGGTGCGCCGTAGATACCGGAGGTAGATGTGCGTCTGTTTGGCGGTTCTGAATCCCGTAATGCAGCGGCAAAGGAAAGCGCGCGGATTCCACGCGTCTCGAGCGGGTGGACTCACCTGCTGAAGCTGCTGCGCGCAGATGAGGGACAGCGCATCCTGGACATCGGGCCGACGTCGTCCATCAACATCAACTTTCTTACCGGTCTTGGTCACAGCATCTATATGTCCAACCTGGTCTCTGAGGTGTCCGATCCTCGTTGGTCGCCCACAGAGGCTGATGGCGCTTTTCCTGTCGAAGCATTCCTCGATGAGAACCTGAACTTCCGGGGCAGGGAATTCGACACCGTTCTGTTCTGGGATACTGCGGACTTTCTTCAGGCTGATCTGCGCGAGGCGGTCATTGGCCGTCTGCACCAGGCGCTTGTCCCGGGCGGTCAGTTGTTGGCGTTCTTCCATACGAAGCCGGAGAACGGCTTTCACCGTTATCATCTGCGTGAAGACGGCCAGGTGGATTCACAGCAGATGTCCGATCAGCCTGTGAAAGAGATTCTCAATAACCGGCAGATCGAGAAGCTCTTCAGCGAATACGGCAGCTACAAGTTCTTCCTCGCGAAAGATAATCTTCGCGAGGTGGTTGTAACCCGCTGACAACTTTTGGATAACGAAAAGAGGGAGCGCCTGGGCGCTCCCTCTTTCACGATCTGGAAGAATCTTACGAAGACTTGCGGCGGTCAGCCCAGCGCTTCTTCTGTGCATCCGCGATACGCTTGCGCGCCTCGGGGCTCAGGTTGCGCTTCTTGCGGCTGGAGCTGGTGCTCTTGGTTGCTGGCGGCGGTGCAACTACCTTGCGCGGACGACCGACGGCTTTTTTCGCAACGACGGGTGCTGCGGTTGTGCCGGAGCCTGCCAATAACGCGCGGGCCTGCTGTAGCTTCGCGATCTGGGCATCAATCTCTGCGAGGATGCGGTTTACTTCCAAAGTGTAGCCTCCTGAGAGCTCTCGCTCCGAACACAAGTGTAGACCATTCTGCTCGGGAGATTCGATCTTTCGAGTAACTACTTTGGGTTACGAAGTAGTTATTTTTCGGGAATATTAACGCTTGTTCCAGCGGCGGTGAGGGAATATCCGGGCCCCTCATCGTCAACGTCCTGGAACCGCGATACGGCACCAAGACCGCGCCGTTGGCTCTGTTCATCCATGTTCAAGCGCAGTTGCTGCGAGGTCGCAGTTCGGTCGTTTGCATAAGAGGATGCGAGACGAGTAAGTGCGAAGGTAACTATATCGGAGTGGTGCAGGTGTTCCATATCAGGATCGCGCCGCATATTCAGCCACAGCCGGTGCACAAGCTGTACATCGCTGGCAGGAATGCTTGGCGTATGCGGCCCTATATGGAAACTCTCAGCTTCACCGGCAGGCGGCACGACGTAGAAGGTGAACTGCCGTTTCGGCTCGGGCAAAGCCTCCCATGCCTGGCCTACGTGGTAAGCCTGTTCCTGCGCCGTTAGCTTCGTCGAGAGGCCAGAGACGACCGCTGCGACATCCAAAGAGTTTGCAGTGCGAACAATGGCAGCGAAGACATCGCCAGCTGGAACCACGACAAGACCGATGTGTTTGCCGAAACTCTCAGCGACGGAAACAGCCTTGGTAAACAACATCTGTTCGTGCTCGCTGAAGAGCTGCTCGGATGCGTCCACGTATTCCGGACCACCAGCACCCATCATGCGAGCTGCGAGAACTACCAGGTCCTGATCATCGGTATCCGTGCGCGCAAGAGCCCACTTTAAAGCATGAGGTGTTTCTGCGTCGCGCATGGTCACCAGGACGCCGCCTGAGCGAATCGCCAGGTCATCCCGGCCCACTTCTTCCGAGTGCTCCAGCTGGAAGTGTTCCTTCATCTGCCGTTCCGTTGCCTTGTGGCGACGTTTGTTGTCACGCTCAGATAACGAAAAAATGATGAAGAAGGCGACGGCAAAGATGATGCCGCTAACAGTCGCGACGGACTTGGTAAACAGATTCACGATCGCAATGGTCAGCAGCACAAGGAAGACGCAGGCCAGGCCAATGGGATATTCCGTTTTACCAATCTTAAGGTTGAGCGGGACCTTCGCGCCACGTTCGCCTTTGTACTTCCACCGCAGCACAAGCATGGCCAGCGCGTTGAAGGTAAAGCTCCAGATCACGCCGAAGGCATACGCTTCGCCGATCATGATGACATCACCGCGCGTGACGATGATGACAAACAGCTGGATGATGCAAACCAGGTTGACGATGCGATAGCTGGTGCCGAATTTACGTTGCGGCTTGCGAAACCAATCTGCAAGCACGCCATCTTCTGCAACGCGCATCAGCACGCCTGTAGAACCGACAATGGCCGTATTGACTGCACCGCCAAGAATCAGGAAGCCGACGATCACAACAAAAACGCGGAAGGCCACGCGCATCGCCAGGGGGCCGACCATGTACATGGCCATGCCGGCGATCAGGTTGTCGCGGTAGACGCTGACGCGAACCCCGTCGGGGATCAGCATGACGGCAAGCAGGGAACCAAGGCCGGTGAAGATCGTGCTGTAGATCGCGATGATCAGCGCCGCGCGCTTCAGGTTCTGTAGTTTGGGATGTTCGATCTCGCGATTGACCTGTGCGAGTGACTCTTCGCCGCTCATGGCCAGTACGGAATGGCCGAAGGCCATGAGGATACCGAAGAGACCAAGGCTCTTTGCAAAGCTTGTGTGCTTCAGAAAGCCAAGCGAAGAATCTGAGAATTTGAGGTTCGAGGGCGTGGGAAGAGGTGGCAGGTGCGCGCCGTAGTGGCCCACGCTGTACAGACCCCAGCCGATCAGAACGATCACCATGATAGTGGTGATCTTCATGATGGTCAGGGCCTTCTCGCTCGATTCCTCGATGCCCTTGATGTTCTGCCACCAGAAGTACAGCGTGATGATGATGGCAATGCCGGCAGAGGTGTGATTGACGTCAAACTGCCGCGTGGTCCCCGCAGCATTTGTCACCATCGCGTGGAAGTGGTGGGACGAACCCATCTCGATCAGCAGGCCGTTGAACAGGCCCACGATATATTGCCCTGCCGAAACGCCGGAGATCGGGCCCGTCAGGACATAGTCGAACATCAGGGCGGAGACACTGATCTTGGCGAAGGTACCGCCCAAGGCTTCCTTCACGATGCGGTAGACGCCCCCGCGCGTGTACATGGAACAGCTCTCGACATACACGGCACGAACCGCGTACGAGAACAGCATGACACCCAGGATGAGCCAGGGAGCAGACTTGCCGACAGCCTCCTCGGCGATACCGCCTGCATAGAAAGCGGACGAGCCAAGATCGTTGAGAACGATGGCGGCGGCGCGCCAGAAGGAGATAAACGTCAGCATCACGGAGGATGCGACTACCAGGCGAACTCGGCTGGATTGCGTCGGTGCGGGAATGCGTTTTGACGCCATTGGTTAAAGGGAACTCGTCTTCCGGCGTAGCCTGAGTTGCCTCGGCGGAAAGCATCGCCCAGCGAGGAGTGTACTGCGACGATGTGGGAGAGTCAATCGCCTGTGCACGCAGTTACTAGCTCAGACCGTCGGGAGAGGTGGCTTCTTCCCCGTTATCCGAGAAGAAGTCGTGAATGTCATGAACCACTGTGATCGCAACCACGATCGCGGAACCTCCCATGCCAATCAGGAACATGGGTACCAGTACATGCGAAATGGCGCGGACAATCAGGTCGAGCATGATCTTCATTGTATGCCTGTCAGCGAGGCTCGCAGCAACGTTAAACGAGGCAGGATGCTAGACTCCAACGCGATGCGCGTCCTTTCCAGCCGAGTCCTGACAGCGCTGCTGCTCGCCAGCGTCCTGCAGATCGTTATCTTCCCTGTAGCGGGACCGCTGCCCGCTTGGCGCTCTGCTTTGTCATGGTTCGCGCTTATCCCATTGCTATGGATGCTCCTGTCCGCCGGCGCCGCCTGGACGATGCGGCAGGCCGCACTCGTCGGGTATCTGAACGGTGTGCTTTGGTATCTGGGCACGTGCTATTGGATCTACTTCACAATGCATCAGTACGGCGGCATGGCGGTTCCTGTCGCGATGCTGGTCATGCTTCTGTTCTGCATGTACCTGGCGCTCTATCACGCGTTATTCGCGGTCCTGCTGCACATGGTGCGCCGAGCCGGTGCCGTATACGCGCTGATGGCCGCACCCTTTCTCTGGATCGCGGTGGAGCTTGCCCGTGCGCGGGTCACCAGCTTTCCCTGGAATCTACTGGGATATTCGCAGGTCGACAACGCCGTCCTGGCATCGCTTGCCCCCGTCACCGGTGTCTATGGGTTGAGCTTCGTACTGGCTGCCGGAAACGCTGCGATTGCGGCGGCTATCGTTCTGCCCAGGCGGCGCGTCGCCACCACCGTCGCCTTGGTAGCGGCGGTGATCGCAACAGGCGTCCAGAACTTCGGCTGGATGATGCAGGCGCCCATCCGGCACGGTTCTCAAAAGGCTGTGCTGCTGCAGCCCAACCTCTCGGTCACGGGAGGGGAGAGTGCTGACGCAGGGACTCTTGCACGCAGTTCTGCCGGACTTTCGTTGCAGGCCTCCGTGCTCGATGACTCTCCAGCGCGCGTGATCCTGTGGCCGGAATCGCCGTCGCCCTTCGATACGCAGAAACCTGGCTTCGTCTCCACGGTAAGTGGCCTTGCCTCTGAAACGCATGCGCCGGTCATCTCTGGCGCAGTCGGCTACGTGCAGGACCCATCGATCCAGCGGGGCTATCGCGTCTATAACTCCGCGCTGCTTTTCAAGCCGGGCAGTGGCTATGCCGCGCGTTATGACAAGATCCACTTAGTGCCATTCGGGGAATTTGTCCCGTACGCCAACCTCTTTAGCTTCGCCAGTGGCCTGACGCAGGCGGTGGGCACGTTTGATCGGGGTAGCAGCCGCGCAACCATCGACGCGGACGGCCATCGCTATGGCGTGTTCCTTTGCTACGAATCCATCTTCAGTGATGAGATACGACAGTTCGCGCGTAATGGTGCAGAGGTGCTGGTGAACCTGTCCGACGATGGCTGGTATGGCGATACCAGCGCGCCGTTCCAGCACCTGAACATGGCGCGTATGCGCGCCATCGAAAACCGTCGCTGGCTCCTTCGCGACACCAACAACGGCATCACCGCTTCCATCGATCCCAACGGCCGCGTGGTTGAGACGATGCAACGAAACCAGCGCGGAGCCGTTGCTGTCCACTTCGACTACCTCTCGGACAAGACGTTCTATACGCTGCACGGCGACCTCTTCGCGTACGCCTGCACGCTGTTCGCAATCGCCCTGCTGGCTTACGCGGCGCTTACACCCAGGCGGGCGGTAGACTGAAGTCATGTTGACTGACCTGGAATACAGCTACTCCCCGGTTCGTGCCCGCGTGCGCGATCTGCGGGAGTATCTTTGACTCGCCCAAACTCAAGAAGCAATTAGCCGTCGTTGAAACGGACATCTCCGACCCGGCGGTCTGGGCCGATGCCGCGCGTTCACAACCGCTCATGCGCGAACGCAAGCGCCTGGAGACGCTGCTCTCGGATGATGCAGAACTCGCTCGTCGCACAGACGATATCGACGCCTACTTCGAACTTGCGAAGGAAGGCGAAGACGTCGAGTCGGAGCTCGCAAAGGCCATCAAGGACGTCGACGAGTTCGCCGAGCAACTTGACTCGAAGACCATGCTCTCGCAGGAGAGTGATCCTCTGAATGCCATCGTCACAGTCCATCCGGGCGCCGGCGGTACAGAGAGTCAGGACTGGGCCGAGATGCTGATGCGCATGTACCTGCGCTGGGCCGAGAGGCAGGGGTTCAAGACCGAGATCAATGAAATTCAGGACGGCGACGAGGCCGGCATTAAGTCCGCCACATTTACGATCACTGGTGACTTCGCGTACGGCCTGCTGAATGGCGAGACCGGCGTCCATCGCCTTGTTCGCATCTCGCCCTTCGATTCGGCGAAGCGGCGCCACACGTCTTTCTCGTCGGTCTTTGTATCGCCTGAGATCGATGACACGATCATCATCGACATTAAGCCGGATGAGCTGCGTATCGATACGTATCGCTCCGGCGGGAAGGGCGGTCAGCATGTCAATACGACCGACTCCGCTGTTCGCATTACGCACCTCCCCACCGGTATTGTCGCCGGCTGCCAGAACGAGCGGTCGCAGCACAAAAACAAAGAGAAGGCGATGAAGATGTTGCGGTCACGCCTCTACGAGTTCGAGCTGGAGAAGAAGCGCGCGGTTAGCAAGAAACTCGAAGATGCAAAGAGCGACAACACTTTCGGTTCGCAGATCCGCTCGTATGTTCTGCAGCCCTATCGGATGGCTAAGGACCTGCGCACACGCGTGGAAGTGGGCGATGTGGATCGGGTGCTCGACGGCGATCTGCAACCCTTCATCCGCGGTTTCCTGAAGATGCGGCGTGAGGGTGGACCTTCTGGTCCCGTGGAAGACATCGACTAAGCGAAGTAAGTCTTCGCTATGTTGGGCTGCATCTTACTCAGCATGGCGAAGACGACACTCGAATCCGAACTGAAGAATCAACTGAAGGCTCTACTCGACGGCGGGCAGGCTCATGCGAAGCTCGACGACGCCGTGACTGGCATTCCTGCCGAAGCGCAGGGCCAGGTGCCGCAAGGATTGCCATACTCTCCCTGGCAGTTGCTCGAGCACATTCGTATCGCACAGAGAGACATTCTCGAGTTCAGCGACAACACCGACGGAACCTACAAAGAGATGAAGTGGCCGGACGACTACTGGCCCAAGTCTCCTGTGCCGCCCGACGCGCACGCCTGGGATAAGAGCGTCGCGGAGATGCGCAAGGATCGCGCAGCCTTCGAAAAGCTGCTTGCGGAACGTGACCTGACGGAGCCCTTCCCGTGGGGCGATGGGAAGCAGAACCTGCTGCGCGAGGCACTGTTGATCGCGGATCACGAGTCGTACCATACAGGCGAGTTGATCGTGACGCGCCGGTTGCTGGGGGTATGGCAGCCGAAGAAAGGGCACGCATGAACTCCCCGGAAGACATTGCAGGCATGCTCGCGGCAAAGACCATTGCCGTCGTGGGGCTATCCGACGACCCGTCAAAGCCAAGCCACTACGTCTCGGCTTATATGCAGACGGCAGGGAAGCGCATCCTGCCCGTAAATCCATCCGTCCAGTCCGTCCTGGGGGAAACCTGCTACGCCTCACTCAAAGACCTGCCCGAAAGGCCCGGCGTAGTGAATGTCTTTCGCTTGCCCAAGGCGATCCCCGGCATCGTCGACGAGATGATCGAGCTCGGCCTGACCGATCTTTGGGTACAGCAGGGCATCCGCCACGCCGAGGCCGCAGCCAAGGCTGAAGCAGCCGGCATCCGCGTCGTCATGGACCGCTGCATCATGGTCGAACACCGCATGCGAGGCCGTTAGCCGACACAATCGGGTCGCCTTTAAGGAATCAGCCTCCAGGCATCCCTCTTCAATCAGTTTTTACTAACGGGTGGGCGTGATCCGATGTTGCTGAAATGAGCAGGGCAGGTGCGAATTGTAAGGTCACAGCTTCAGCGATGCCATATCAGTCCTTCCGGAAATCCGACTTTGGCCGCTCGGGCGTAACCGATGGGTAGGTTCCGCGTCGAATGAAAGCAACCGTCGAGAAAAGCAACAGCACCCTACAATGACAACGATGAGATTTCCACGCGCCTTTCGTCTTCTGCCGGCACTGTTGCTGGCATTCCTGTCGCCCAGCCTGCTCTCCGGCCAGATTGGCATCACGGTAGGCGATGGCGGGCCCGGCCCGGTGAAAGCGCAGCACCTGACCGTGGAGATGATCTCTGCCGGCCCCCAGATCGCCGCTGGCGGGAAGCAGACTGTCGCCTTCGTCTTCTCCATGGAGACTGGCTGGCACGTTTACTGGCGCAATGCCGGTTTCGCCGGCTACCCGCCCCGCGTAAAGTGGACGCTTCCCACTGGCGTCACCACGGGCGAGCTCCAGTTCCCTGCGCCGGACCGTCTTCCCCTGGATACGACGGTCGACTATGGCTACGAAGATTCCGTCGCCTATCCCGTTACCGTCGAGGCCGCTCCGAAGTTAAAGCCCGACGCGAAGGGGAATGTTCATCTGGCGGCGAAGCTCGACTGGCTCGTATGCAAACAGGTCTGCGTCCCCGGCAAGGCCGATCTCGGGCTTGATTTGAAGCTGGTACCGGCTGGCACCCAGGTAAGTCACGACGGCGAAAGTGTCGGCGAACTAGGCGCTGCACTAAAGTCCATGCCGAAGCCGATCCCCCCGGCATTCAAGCTCACAGCGAACAGCGTCGGCGACCGCATCTACCTGACCGCCGTCACCGGTACCCACGAGACCGATCCTGAGTTCTACCCGATGGATCAGGATGTCATCGCGGATGCGGCGGACGTCCCGGCTTTTGGCCTGGAGGACGGCGCTCAGATCCAGATGCAGAAGTCACCCGCGGCGAAGACAATGCCTGCGACCCTGCATGGACTGCTCAAGTTCTCGCCCGAAGAAACTTACGAGATCAACCTTCCCATCGTGGCAGGTGCGCCTGCCGTCATTGCAGGCGGATCGACGAGCACGACAGATGGTGGCGCGACGAAGCTCACTGCAATCAGCGCCATAGCGCTGGCCTTCGTGGGTGGCATGCTGCTGAACCTGATGCCGTGCGTCTTCCCGGTGCTCTTCCTTAAGGCGCTCTCGCTGCTGCAGTCTTCCACGGAAGAGAAGCATCGCGTCCGTGCCCATGGCGTTGCGTACACGCTTGGCATCGTGGCTTCGTTCTGGCTCGTGGTTGCCGCTCTACTTGCGCTGCGTGCCGGCGGCAAACAGTTTGGATGGGGCTTCCAGTTACAGTCTCCGGGTTTCGTCGTCGTCCTGGCCGCGTTCCTCTTCTTCTTCGCACTGTCGCTGTCTGGCATGTTCGAGCTTGGCCTGTCGCTCACCAGCACGGGCGATGCGCTGACCCGCAAGAGCGGCTACACCGGCTCGTTCTTCACCGGCGTCCTTGCAACCGTCGTGGCAACGCCATGCGTTGGCCCCTTCATGGGCGCCGCCATCGGCTTCGCCCTGGCACAGCCTGCGGTCGTCACCTTCCTGGTCTTCACCTCACTCGCACTGGGACTGGCCGCGCCTTACCTGGCTCTTACGTTGCAGCCAGCATGGGTCCGCCTGCTGCCGAAGCCCGGTGCATGGATGGAAGTTTTGAAGCAGGTCACGGCGCTGCCGCTCTTCGGCTTTGTCATCTGGTTGGTTTACATCTACGGGCGCCTCTTCAGCGGACCAAACAGCGGTTCCGACGGCATCCTGCGGATGACCCTGCTGCTGACGTGCCTGCTGCTCATCGCGATTGCCGCCTGGGCGCTCGGCCGCTGGCCTGCGAATCGCTGGAGTACCATCGCCGCCGTGCTGATTACGGTCGGTGCTTTGGCAGTACCACTCTCCGCCTCGCATGAGGACGCAACCGCCACTGTTTGGAAGACCTTCAGCGCAGAAGACGTTCGGCAGGCCCGCGCGAGTGGCAAGGCAGTCTTTGTCGACTTTACGGCGGCGTGGTGCCTTAGCTGCCAGGTGAATGAGCGCGTTGTACTGAACTCGGGTGATGTGAAGAAGCAGCTGCAGGCAGCCAACGTCGTGCCCATGCGCGCGGACTGGACGCAGTACGACCCGAAGATCACTGCAGCTCTCCAGGCCGTGGGGCGCAGCGGCGTACCGACGTACATCATTTATCCTGCAAATCCGCAGGCTGCTCCGGATGTACTGCCAGAGGTACTGAGTAAGAGCGTCGTACTGGATGCAATGGCGAAGGATCTGAAAAAGTAAGGCCGCCTACTCGGTGCCAGCGGCTTCGCGCGCGCGGGCGATCTCGTCCATACGCTGCGCCAGTTGCCGCTCGCGGCCCTGGTCTGTCGGGATGTAGTAACGACGGCCCCTGAGTTCGTCGGGCAGGCATTGCATCGCGGCGACCTTGCCCGGCAGGTCGTGCGCATACTGGTATTCCTTGCCGTAGCCAAGGTCCTTCATCAACCGGGTCGGGGCGTTGCGCAGATGCAGCGGGACCGGCTGCGCACCGGTTGCATTCACGTCTGCAGCGACGTCATTGAAGGCGACGTAAACTGCATTCGACTTAGGCGCCAGCGCCAGGTACACCACGGCTTGAGCCAGTGCTAACTCGCCCTCCGGTGAGCCAAGGAAGTGCATCGCCTGCTGTGCGGAGAGTGTCAGGTTCAAGGCCTCCGGTGCCGCAAGGCCAATGTCTTCGACGGCCATGCGAACGACCCGGCGAGCAATGTACATAGGGTCTTCGCCCGCGGCCAGCATGCGTCGGAGCCAGTAGATCGAAGCGTCCGCATCGGAGTTGCGAACGCTCTTGTGCAGCGCGCTGATCAGGTCGTAGTGCTGCTCGCCCTTTTTGTCGTAGAGCAGCGTGCGCTGCTGTAGCGCGTCGGCGACGGCCTCGCGCGTGAGCCTGGAGTCGCCACGGCCGATCAGCAGGTGCGCCGTGGTTTCCAGTGCGTTCAGGGCGTAGCGCGCGTCGCCGTTGCTGAAGCTGGCGATACTCTCCAGGGCGCCCTCCGCCGCCTCAATTTGAGACGTCTCAATCCCACGCTCTTTATCGGTCAAAGCACGCCGCAGCAGAGCCACAATCTCTTCATCACCGATGGACTGGAGCACGTAAACGCGGCACCGGGACAGCAACGCGGCATTCAGTTCAAACGACGGATTCTCCGTCGTCGCACCGATCAGCCGCAGAGCTCCGCGCTCGACGTAGGGCAGGAAGGCATCCTGTTGCGCCTTGTTGAAGCGATGGATCTCATCGACAAACAGGATGGTTCGCGAGCCGTGGGAGGCCGCGCGCTCCGCGTCGACCATCACCTGCTTGATCTCCTTGATGCCGCTGGTGACCGCACTGAACTCGATGAACGTCGCGCTGGTCGTCTTCGCGATGATCTTTGCGAGGGTCGTCTTGCCGGTCCCGGGTGGGCCCCAGAAGATCATAGAGCCGGGCTCCCCGCGCTCGATGGCCAGGCGCAGAGGTTTGCCCGGGCCGATCAGATGCTTCTGTCCTGCGAACTCGTCCAGGTTGCGGGGCCGCATGCGTTCCGGCAGCGGCACATCGCGCTGATCTTGTGGCTGTCTGGTCGTCTGCTGCGATTCGAAGTTGTCGAAGAGGCTCATCGTGTCGATCGATCTTTGAAGCGTCTCTGCTGTGATGCTTCATAGAGGAGCAGGGAACCCGCGACGGCGGCGTTCAGGCTCTCCGTGGGACCGATGGTAGCCAAAGTGACGCGTTCGTCGCAGACCTCCAGCAGCGCACCCGAGACTCCGGCTGCCTCATTGCCGACGATGATCACGGCCGTACCGTCGAAGCTGGTGACGTGAGCCAACTCCCCGTCGCGTGCGACCGCCGCGAATAGCCTGGCATCTACGGCCCGCAGAGAGAGCAGGAGATCGTTGTTCCAGCGAGGCAACGGCATGCGGAAGGCGGCACCAGCGGAGGCCCGCAGGCACTTGCCGTTCCACGGATCGACCGTGCCATCCCCGAGAGCCACAGCCGAGGCACCGAAGGCCTCGGCGGAGCGGATCAGCGTCCCCAGGTTGCCGGGGTCCTGGATGCCATCGGCCAGCAATACGAGATCGCCCGTCCGTGGCACATACGACTGGGCGGGCCGGTCGAGCATAGCGGCGATCCCCTGGGCCTGTTCCGTCGCCGCGGCGCTGTCGAACGCCTCGCGCGAGAGCAGCAGGACTTCGCGTGCCGCGTCCTCAGGCAGTTGATCCAGTACGCCCGCCTGGTCGTCGCGAACATAGAGGGTCGTCAGCAGCAGGCCGCTGGCCACGGCCTCGCGCACCAGGTGAAAGCCCTCGATCCCAACCGTTTCGCCGCGCCTGGTCTGCAGTGCAGATCGCAGGGCACGCACGCGGGTATTCGTCTTGCTTGTAATCCGTTCCGGCATCATGCGGATTCTACGTGGTTCCTTCGATCAACGAAGCATTGCCAATGTGCTACCGTGCTGTTTTGGGCGCTGCTTCGCTGGTATGGGAACCGCTTGACTGTTTGGCCTTGGAGAGTGCATGTCGGCAGAGATGTTGCGGATGAACCCGGATGAGCCTGAAGCAGACCTGGTGCGGTATGTCGCCAGTTCGCTCGAAAGCGGTATGGTCGTCGCGATGCCGACTGACACCTTCTACGGTCTTGCCGTAGACCCGGTGAATCTGCGAGCCGTTGAGCAGATCTACGAATTGAAGACCCGAGCCAAACACAAGCCTTTGTCTCTGCTGATCGCCAACCTGTCGCAGGGGTACGAACTGGCGCGCGATATTGACACTGCATTTGACCGGCTGGCAGAGAAGTTCTGGCCCGGCCCTTTGACGATCATCGTCAAGGCTGGATCGCGTCTGCCACTTCGTGTGACCGCGCATACGGGCAATGTTGCCTTGCGCGTTCCGGAGGCGCCTATCGCGCGTGCCGTTGTGGAAAAGCTCGGACTGCCCATCACGGCCACCTCCGCGAACCTTGCTGGCCATCCGGAGTGCACGCACGCTCGCTGCGTGCGCGAGCAGCTTGGCGACCGGATCCCGTTGATCGTCGACGGTGGACCAACGGCGCGGACCGTTCCAACGACGATCGTGGACCTTAGCGGTGGCGGCAACTCGTGGATGATCCTGCGCGAAGGGGCCATTCCAACCCACGAGATCGCTTTGGCACTTCAGTAGACGGGCAGTCGTTCAACGAAAGAACCGGGCGCAAACCTTATGGCAGCAAGATCGCGAAAACGGCGAAGCAGGGAGGGACATCCGTTCCGAACGCTTTTTGTCGTTCTTGTGCTGGTTGCCGGCGTGTGGTTTGCCAGTCTGTATTTGCGCATCGACCGCGTAGCCAGGGAGGACCAGGCGCAGCCGTCGGACGCTATTGCCGTCTTCGGGGCCGCACAGTATGTTGGGCACCCGTCTCCTGTCTTCCACGCACGGCTGGATAAGGTGGTGTCGCTCTACCGGCGCGACA is a genomic window containing:
- a CDS encoding CoA-binding protein; amino-acid sequence: MNSPEDIAGMLAAKTIAVVGLSDDPSKPSHYVSAYMQTAGKRILPVNPSVQSVLGETCYASLKDLPERPGVVNVFRLPKAIPGIVDEMIELGLTDLWVQQGIRHAEAAAKAEAAGIRVVMDRCIMVEHRMRGR
- a CDS encoding DinB family protein, with amino-acid sequence MAKTTLESELKNQLKALLDGGQAHAKLDDAVTGIPAEAQGQVPQGLPYSPWQLLEHIRIAQRDILEFSDNTDGTYKEMKWPDDYWPKSPVPPDAHAWDKSVAEMRKDRAAFEKLLAERDLTEPFPWGDGKQNLLREALLIADHESYHTGELIVTRRLLGVWQPKKGHA
- a CDS encoding replication-associated recombination protein A, which gives rise to MSLFDNFESQQTTRQPQDQRDVPLPERMRPRNLDEFAGQKHLIGPGKPLRLAIERGEPGSMIFWGPPGTGKTTLAKIIAKTTSATFIEFSAVTSGIKEIKQVMVDAERAASHGSRTILFVDEIHRFNKAQQDAFLPYVERGALRLIGATTENPSFELNAALLSRCRVYVLQSIGDEEIVALLRRALTDKERGIETSQIEAAEGALESIASFSNGDARYALNALETTAHLLIGRGDSRLTREAVADALQQRTLLYDKKGEQHYDLISALHKSVRNSDADASIYWLRRMLAAGEDPMYIARRVVRMAVEDIGLAAPEALNLTLSAQQAMHFLGSPEGELALAQAVVYLALAPKSNAVYVAFNDVAADVNATGAQPVPLHLRNAPTRLMKDLGYGKEYQYAHDLPGKVAAMQCLPDELRGRRYYIPTDQGRERQLAQRMDEIARAREAAGTE
- a CDS encoding TrmH family RNA methyltransferase, giving the protein MMPERITSKTNTRVRALRSALQTRRGETVGIEGFHLVREAVASGLLLTTLYVRDDQAGVLDQLPEDAAREVLLLSREAFDSAAATEQAQGIAAMLDRPAQSYVPRTGDLVLLADGIQDPGNLGTLIRSAEAFGASAVALGDGTVDPWNGKCLRASAGAAFRMPLPRWNNDLLLSLRAVDARLFAAVARDGELAHVTSFDGTAVIIVGNEAAGVSGALLEVCDERVTLATIGPTESLNAAVAGSLLLYEASQQRRFKDRSTR
- a CDS encoding protein-disulfide reductase DsbD family protein — protein: MRFPRAFRLLPALLLAFLSPSLLSGQIGITVGDGGPGPVKAQHLTVEMISAGPQIAAGGKQTVAFVFSMETGWHVYWRNAGFAGYPPRVKWTLPTGVTTGELQFPAPDRLPLDTTVDYGYEDSVAYPVTVEAAPKLKPDAKGNVHLAAKLDWLVCKQVCVPGKADLGLDLKLVPAGTQVSHDGESVGELGAALKSMPKPIPPAFKLTANSVGDRIYLTAVTGTHETDPEFYPMDQDVIADAADVPAFGLEDGAQIQMQKSPAAKTMPATLHGLLKFSPEETYEINLPIVAGAPAVIAGGSTSTTDGGATKLTAISAIALAFVGGMLLNLMPCVFPVLFLKALSLLQSSTEEKHRVRAHGVAYTLGIVASFWLVVAALLALRAGGKQFGWGFQLQSPGFVVVLAAFLFFFALSLSGMFELGLSLTSTGDALTRKSGYTGSFFTGVLATVVATPCVGPFMGAAIGFALAQPAVVTFLVFTSLALGLAAPYLALTLQPAWVRLLPKPGAWMEVLKQVTALPLFGFVIWLVYIYGRLFSGPNSGSDGILRMTLLLTCLLLIAIAAWALGRWPANRWSTIAAVLITVGALAVPLSASHEDATATVWKTFSAEDVRQARASGKAVFVDFTAAWCLSCQVNERVVLNSGDVKKQLQAANVVPMRADWTQYDPKITAALQAVGRSGVPTYIIYPANPQAAPDVLPEVLSKSVVLDAMAKDLKK
- a CDS encoding L-threonylcarbamoyladenylate synthase; translation: MSAEMLRMNPDEPEADLVRYVASSLESGMVVAMPTDTFYGLAVDPVNLRAVEQIYELKTRAKHKPLSLLIANLSQGYELARDIDTAFDRLAEKFWPGPLTIIVKAGSRLPLRVTAHTGNVALRVPEAPIARAVVEKLGLPITATSANLAGHPECTHARCVREQLGDRIPLIVDGGPTARTVPTTIVDLSGGGNSWMILREGAIPTHEIALALQ